From the Leptolyngbya sp. O-77 genome, one window contains:
- a CDS encoding YsnF/AvaK domain-containing protein, which produces MEETSNLPDLTPTPPDSTSSTPAEREVFPAEQEVLSVIQEEVSVSKQQVERGKIRVNKRVESREEIVNAPLVHEQVVVERVPFNRVIEGEIPTERDENDVHIIPIFEEVAVAERQLILREEVRISKRLVTTVVQQVVAVQRGSVEVERTAFENEPPNYVQPAVDFQVAPQTNASINHEARSAGAATQVETQVRTTPEETLAVASSVPFQSNQPPISSAVSNREAIPDEEIVIPIMAEEAALTVQQVTRGKVQVRTRFDTVEQVLESPVMREELIVEHIPRNQPIQGDPPQVREENGVQIIPILEEVLVSRKQLLLREEVRISKRRVTESIPQAITLRYEVADIEQISFEDSSE; this is translated from the coding sequence ATGGAAGAAACATCTAACTTGCCCGATTTAACTCCTACACCACCTGACTCTACCTCTAGTACTCCTGCTGAGCGAGAAGTTTTTCCTGCTGAGCAGGAAGTTCTTTCGGTTATTCAAGAAGAGGTGTCTGTTAGCAAGCAGCAGGTTGAGCGGGGCAAAATTCGAGTTAATAAGCGAGTAGAAAGTCGCGAGGAGATAGTCAATGCACCCCTTGTGCATGAACAAGTCGTTGTAGAGCGGGTTCCATTCAATCGAGTGATCGAGGGAGAAATCCCTACAGAAAGGGATGAAAACGACGTTCATATTATTCCCATTTTTGAGGAAGTTGCTGTTGCCGAAAGGCAGCTTATTTTACGGGAAGAAGTGCGGATCTCTAAAAGGCTGGTTACAACGGTGGTCCAGCAAGTAGTAGCAGTTCAAAGAGGCTCTGTTGAAGTTGAACGTACCGCGTTTGAGAATGAGCCACCCAACTATGTTCAGCCCGCAGTAGACTTTCAAGTAGCGCCTCAAACGAATGCCTCAATCAATCACGAAGCACGGTCAGCAGGAGCAGCAACCCAAGTAGAGACTCAAGTTCGTACAACACCTGAAGAGACTTTAGCCGTTGCTTCAAGCGTACCATTTCAGTCCAATCAGCCTCCAATTTCTAGTGCCGTTTCTAATCGTGAGGCTATTCCTGATGAAGAGATTGTCATACCGATAATGGCCGAAGAAGCGGCTTTAACTGTTCAACAAGTCACTCGCGGCAAGGTACAGGTACGCACAAGATTTGACACAGTAGAGCAAGTCCTTGAATCACCAGTGATGCGTGAGGAATTGATCGTTGAACATATTCCTAGAAACCAGCCCATCCAAGGTGACCCACCGCAAGTTCGCGAAGAAAACGGTGTACAAATTATCCCCATCTTGGAAGAAGTATTGGTGAGCAGAAAGCAGCTTTTGCTTCGAGAAGAGGTGCGAATTTCAAAGCGCCGAGTCACAGAGAGTATTCCTCAGGCAATCACTTTGCGCTATGAGGTTGCAGATATTGAGCAGATCAGCTTTGAGGATAGTAGCGAATAG
- a CDS encoding YsnF/AvaK domain-containing protein, with amino-acid sequence MKTVIGLFDDREEGMRAYTALHDEGFALADLDILTNDDEDDVPKLENLRRNLPASDAEVYLEGVRQGGTIITANVTDSTATRAAEIMSNFNMVVIADRVAELRKVNPNLTLSDPARDENVLEVIEEDLQVGKTAVERGRMRIYSVVTEREVSQNVALRDETLRVSRRPVNRQVEIRPDLFQERSFEMVEMDEIALVGKTARVVEEIVLGKEVAEKIETIKETLRRQDVEIEEIPAARPFADYDADFRAFYNEKLSNKGVQYDELRPALNYGYSLATREPFRSSPWSAVEQDARRIWEEKNPGTWDQNKAVIHYAWEKVRSAR; translated from the coding sequence ATGAAAACTGTTATTGGTTTGTTTGATGATCGCGAAGAAGGGATGCGTGCTTATACCGCTCTGCATGATGAAGGATTTGCCTTGGCAGACCTGGACATTCTGACCAACGACGACGAAGATGACGTGCCCAAGCTGGAGAATCTTCGCAGAAATCTGCCCGCTTCCGATGCCGAAGTGTATTTGGAAGGGGTTCGTCAAGGCGGCACGATTATCACTGCAAACGTGACCGACAGTACCGCTACTCGCGCAGCCGAAATCATGTCCAACTTCAACATGGTTGTGATTGCTGATCGAGTTGCCGAACTCAGGAAAGTAAATCCGAACCTGACCCTCAGCGATCCTGCACGGGATGAAAACGTTCTAGAAGTGATCGAAGAAGATCTGCAAGTCGGCAAGACCGCCGTTGAGCGGGGCCGGATGCGGATTTATTCCGTTGTCACTGAGCGTGAAGTCTCTCAGAATGTGGCTCTGCGCGATGAGACCCTGCGCGTCAGCCGTCGCCCTGTGAACCGCCAGGTCGAAATTCGCCCTGATTTGTTCCAGGAGCGCTCCTTCGAGATGGTGGAGATGGATGAAATCGCCCTAGTTGGCAAAACTGCTCGGGTGGTTGAAGAGATTGTTCTGGGTAAGGAAGTTGCCGAGAAGATTGAAACCATCAAGGAAACCCTCCGTCGTCAGGATGTAGAGATTGAGGAAATCCCGGCAGCCCGTCCTTTTGCTGACTATGATGCCGATTTCCGCGCTTTCTACAACGAGAAGCTGTCCAACAAGGGCGTTCAGTATGATGAACTTCGCCCGGCCCTGAACTATGGCTACAGCCTGGCTACTCGCGAACCCTTCCGCAGCAGCCCTTGGTCTGCCGTGGAGCAAGACGCTCGCCGCATTTGGGAAGAGAAGAACCCCGGCACCTGGGATCAGAACAAAGCGGTAATTCACTACGCCTGGGAAAAAGTTCGTAGCGCTCGCTAG
- a CDS encoding DUF4278 domain-containing protein: protein MKLTYRGITYDYNPQPLNLNNSHPTTTELKFRGNEYQTNQPVATDPAATVPAVAPAPMTQPAAPVSIEERARELMMNHHKTVKRRQQAMLTRLAANVGLDAGTTSQYWGHIQGKVQPGFWDSYDRSHASIS, encoded by the coding sequence ATGAAACTCACCTATCGTGGCATCACTTACGACTACAATCCCCAACCCCTGAACCTGAACAATAGCCACCCGACTACTACTGAACTGAAGTTCCGGGGCAACGAATACCAGACCAATCAACCTGTTGCAACTGATCCTGCGGCGACTGTTCCTGCTGTTGCACCGGCACCTATGACCCAGCCCGCAGCCCCCGTTTCCATCGAAGAGAGAGCGCGGGAGCTGATGATGAATCACCACAAAACGGTGAAGCGCCGTCAACAAGCGATGCTGACCCGTTTGGCTGCCAACGTCGGGCTAGATGCCGGAACCACGAGCCAATACTGGGGACACATTCAAGGCAAGGTGCAGCCCGGTTTCTGGGACAGCTACGACCGCAGCCACGCCAGCATTAGCTAG